In Pseudorca crassidens isolate mPseCra1 chromosome 17, mPseCra1.hap1, whole genome shotgun sequence, the DNA window AGTAAGTGATGAGAAATCCTGCAATAAGAAAGCAGCGGGTGTCCGGTCTGGGAAGAAGTTATTTAGTCTAGGAATCTAACCGGGGATTTTGCAGCTGGGAGTCAGGGCTTCAGAAAGGTTGTCAACAGTCTTGTACGGGCTTGGTGGAGGGTAACAAACTCTCAAAATACCGAGCAATGTACTAAATGGTACcccaatgttttaaaatgtgtttgcctCTCTCAAGTAAACAATTTGCCAAGGTGGTATTGAGTAACGGATGGAAGATTCACTCTGGTATCAGACAGTCCTGAAAAGTTAATGCAGACCATtgctgggcacatagtaggtgctcaataagtagcgactgtagctttatttatttattattattatttttttgcggtacacgggcctctcactgttgtggcctctcccgttgcagagcacaggctccggacgcgcaggctcagtggccatggctcacgggcccagccgctctgcggcatgtggaatcctcccagacaggggcacgaacccgtgtctcctgcatcggcaggtggactctcaaccactgcgccaccagggaagcccgactgtaGCTATTTTTACTTACAGCGTCCACCTATCCAGCCAGGTCTATTCACGTCATTTCccacttttcttctttatttaaaattgtataaaagtgggagaggggctttcctggtggcgcagtggttgagagtctgcctgctaatgcaggggacacgggttcgagccctggtctgggaggatcccacatgccgcggagcaactgggcccgtgagccacaactactgagcctgcgcgtctggagcctgtgctccgcaacaagagaggccgcgatcgtgagaggcccacgcaccgcgatgaagagtggcccccacttgccacaactagagaaggccctcgcacagaaacgaagacccaacacagcataaataaattcataaaactcctatcccaacatcttctaaaaaaaaaaaagtttaaaacaaaaaaagtgtgaGATACCTTGAGCCaatgtttcttttcttgcttGACTTCTCCTTTGCAAATCTGCTGCAATGGAGAGACCAGGAACCTCCAAGGTCATCGTGGGATAAGGGCAGGGCACTGCCAGTTACGTGGAAGCCAGCTGCTGGTGGCACAGCCTCCCAGGCTCGGCAGGAGAGTTTGAGACAAGCTCCCACAGCAGTCTTGTGCTCGCATCTGTTCTGCGCCCACCACCCTGCTGTCATTGTGAGTGTACGTGGTGGTCTCCCCCGCCAGGACGTGAGCCCTTCGATGGCAGCCATCACGGTCTAGACAACTTTGCATCCCCAGGACCCAGCAAGACCCCAAAATGTATTTGCCAGGACATTGTCATTGGAAAGCTTCTGGGCCTTTTTTGGAAGGCAGACTTGCTTTTCTCCCCCCGTCTATCTAAAACAGTGAGAATTCACAAAACAGGCATGGGTTTTGGCTCAGAGAGAAATAGATGAGAGAGGAGCAAAAAGATGAAGGAGAGGGAAGAACTGAGAGGGGAAGATCAAAAAAGGGACTAAGGAGGGGAATGGACtatgggggagaggaggagagaagccCTTCTACTAGCCGCCGCCCCGGATCAAGCCTGGCGGAAAACCTTGTTTGGCTTTCATTTGAAACACTGCTTCCATTATCCACCCTGCTCCAGATATGTAGAGCAACAGGGTTCTTGTAATTAACTGAAGACTTCAGAGGAAACAGAGGACTCAGAGTGATCAACTCCGAGAAGCAGCCCAGGATTAGGCGGGGCAGGGGCCAGACAGTGCCTGCTGAGCCAGgagaaaaggggagggagagTGTGGATGCAGCAGGAGGAAATGGGCTTTCAAATGAGGGTTTCCAGGCCCCTTTCTGCCCTTCCCCTCTGAGATTTCCCCAGTAGAGGCACAATCTATTGTAGCTCGATAAAGAGGAGGGAAAATCAGACATATTGGAAACAGTAGATGGTGTGTTCACCAGCCCAGGCTAGTGCACACCACCCAGCATGCAtgacattcacacacacacgcacacgtgcacatgtacacacaactACACGCGCtacatgtgcacatgcacacaggcaCACGTGTGCACGTTCCACGTAGCGCAGAATGCtaggtttaaaaacaaataagacaAGTATCTGACAGTATCCAGATCCTCTGAAATGTCTACATAATCATCAATTTCCAcagggaaaaatggaaaagagaaaagatgggATGAACAAAAAGCATGGTCTCCTCTGTTGCGGTACGGctgccacaggaaactaatacagcgaTCAAAAATGTTCAGAATGTTCTCATACTCTAACATTGGGGTTTCAACTCAATCTAACCAGCATTTTGGGTGTTCTTCCTACACGCCAGGCtccgtgccaggcactgaggatcCAGAGGGGAATAAGACACTGCCCTGCCTTGGGAAGTTCACGATCTTTtgcaaacacacagcaaacagcTGGGATACACAGTGAGACGGGCCTGTGAGCACCTACCTCTCTGTGCAGCTTCAAGTGAACCTCAAGCCCTGGCAAGCTTTGGAAATGTTTGCTGATGGAGAAAATGAGCCAATATAGCAGATAATCTATGGCTGCAAACAACACCCAGATGTAGAGATGGGTAAGTACCGGGAGGAAAAACAGCCCCAGGTTTTTCCTGTCTTTAGGAGTCAGCCAGAAAGATGGGATGACGacatacttcttcctttcctgcttATTCAGCGGGAGGACGCAGGGCCTCTGTTCATGCCTCTCCCTCTCGTCAAACTGAACAAATTGTCTGGTGATGTAGATGTTCTCAAACTTCCAACCACAGGAGCCCAAAAATCGCCTCATGAAGAGGCCAGTGCCAAGTAGCACCAGCAGAAGCCCCGTGAGGGCAACTAGCTGCCGCCCCAGGGAAGACAGCACCTCTGTCGCTGTCACCACCTGGTACAAGACACGCAGGGCTTTGTATGTAGTGTCATTGAGCTGTGCCTCCAGGGCTTGGCTGGGACTAAAAAGAGAGACCTCCAGTGTTTGGTTCCAAGAAACAAGGTCATCAAATAGACTTAGGTGAGTGGCAAGGCCGTATATCCACTGAATGgcttcagtatattttttcaaaagtggAAAATGGATGGAAAAGCTCTTTGCCCTTAGGTTGCAAGTCATACTGTCCAGGAGACCTTTAAagttgtgaaaaatattttccacGTGTCCAAAGATGACTATCCCTGTGCCAACAGTGATCAGAGCGTTCCTGCCTTCACGCAGGCCACACGAGAGGAAGAAGAGCAGAAGGAAACACCGTGCGTGCTTGGAACAGCACAGCAGAGCACACGTGACCATCCAGGAGGTGGTGAAGACTATGAACGAGGACAGAAACCAGTAGAAGGCCCCAGAGAGGAGGCCAACAGAAATGAAAGCAACAAAACAACAAGTGCCCAAATGTCGGGTGAAGTCCGTCCATCCAAGCCTCCTTGGAGACACATACGTCCTCCAAAGACTGAGGAAGATATTGGTGCCTGAGGTCCAGACACCCATGCTCCCTGTGTCcctggaaatgaaagagaaacagggTCAGATGTTGCTTTTAAATGTCCTCTTTGTAAAGGGCACGATGATAGATTGATTGCAAAAAATGACCGTAATTTTTTACCCTTCTCAGTCTCTACACTATTACTAAACCAAACTTGGGCCCACTCGCTGCCAATCCACTGACACTGGATTGTGGTGAAGGGAAGTGCAGAGTTTATTGCAAGGTGCCCAGTGCaggaccaagcaaggagaatgggcagcttgtgttcaaaagacctgaacttgatataaatgagtttatttacaaaacagaagtagattcacagacatagaaaacagactcacGGTTACCAGAGGGGATAATGGGATGGGGAGGTGCAGGGGAGCTAAATTAAAACTTTGGGAtcaactgctatgtataaaataggtaaacaacaaggacctactgtacagcacagggaactatattcagtgtcttgtagtaacctataatggaaaagaatctgaaaaagaatatatatacaaatgtttatgcataactgaatcactttgctatacacctgaagctaacacaacactgtaaattaactatacttcaattaaaaaaatacggTTTAAAAAacagatctgggcttccctggtggcgcagtggttgagagtctgcgtgctgatgcaggggacacgggttcgtgcccggtccgggaggatcccacatgccatggagtggctaggcccgtgagccatggccgctgagcctgcgcatccggagcctgtgctccgcaatgggagaggccacaacagtgagaggcccgcgtaccgcaaaaaaaaaaaaaaaaaagagagagagacttgaGCTCCGCAGTGGCTTTCGGGGAAGAGTtgttaaaggcaaggtgagggagagggttgcAGGGTGCTTGATCAGCTTGGTACATCCTTCTAATTgtgggtggtgaggtaacagcGTGATGTTTCGGGAATTAACATCATCAACCTCTGGTTCCAACCcctctggggtctacatgcttatCGTCACGGGCAGGTAACTTCTGCCACCTGGTGGGGGGTTTTAATGTCTGCAAAACACCTCAAGGATATGGTTCAGGTTATTATCTACAGCCTTGAGGAGgcactaaaagtccttgactttgtgtTATGGCTAaactcttattattttttcttacttgactgttttcctttgtttctgcattttctcacttttctcattaaatttgctctttggactTGGGGGGAGGTCTATGAGGTTAAAGCTTTACTACAAACAAGAGGTGGGGGACACGGGGTGTGTCCCTGGGgaggccctgcagggtcctgctcagtttctaCACCTCCTTGCAAAGTGACATTACAGCTTCTCCCATCAAGAAgtgagagagggcttccctggtggcgcagtggttgagagtccgcctgccaatgcaggggacacgggttcgtgccccggtctgggaggatcccacgtgccgcggagcagctgggcccgtgagccatggccgctgagcctgcgtgtacagagcctgtgctccgcaacaggagaagccacaatggtgagaggcccacgtaacgcaaaaaaagaaaaaaaaaaaaaaaaagaagtgagagaaATAGAATTACATGGTGGGGTTTATTTCTCCAGCCCTTGACTTTGGGATGGCCTTGTGACACCATCGGCCAATGGAATGTGGCAGAAGTAATAGTATGCCTATCCCGAGTCTGTgattccctcctgcctctcttggAACCCTACTACTAACTTGTTGACAAGTCCAGGTATTTTAGCTTCTatggctgctgtagcaaattttcacagacttagtggcttatagaaacacatatttattctctcacaattctagaggtcagaagtctaaaactGGTCCAGAGGGCTGCAGAGGGctggaggttctaggggaaaatccatttgcttgccttttccagcttctaaaggccACCtctattccttggcttgtggactctCCTCCATCTCAAAGAGAGCAATGTtgcatcttcttttctttctgacctctgcttccatccttATATCTTCTCTCATGACTctgatcctcctgcctccctcttcaaaGGACCCCTGTGACTATACTGGGGCCACCCAAggaatccaggataatctctccatctcaaggtccttaactcaAGCACATATATAGAGTTCCTTTTACCATGAAAGGTAACATAGTCATAGGTTCTGGgcattaggacatggacatctttggctggggctggggggggtgGGGTCATTCATCCTGTCATACCAGGTTGGGCTGCTGAATGACAAGAGGAACATGACCAGTCTATTCCATCAACTCAGCCAATAGCTAGTCAACTGCCATATATGTGAAATAGGGCATCCTAGACCAGCCGGTCCCCAGCCACCAGCTGATCACAGATACTTGAGCAATAAGAAACGCTTATTCACTTTGAGCCCCTGAATTATGTGCTGCTTTTTTTGCACAGTGATTGTTCACTGATAAAAGCAGCAATCCTGTGCCATGGGTCTTATTAACTGAAACAGACCTTAGGTAGATGGACAGGCTGAAATTTCAATGAACTGCATTATATAAGATCACTTTCTGACAGTCATCTATTTTCTTGTGCTCTAAGTTTACAGACAAGAAAGCAAACCAAAGGCATCCAGACTTAAACGTGGCATTGGACTGAGGCCATTGTATTCAGCTCTGTAACCATTGTGCCTTCCCTCCCTTGTTCCTAACCTCTGAGTGCAGTTCTCTCCTGAGAATCTTACAAGGAAAATGAGAATAATCTGTCACCGAGttaatcatcttttcttttttcctggatCTAAAATGAAGGTGCTATGGGGCTGCTACTGCCCTGTCAGTCATGCAGATTTAGGCGTGTGATGCACTCAGAGAGCCTTGGGTTCATTTGGGATGATACAAAATAAATTTGAGCTATCTTAACTGACATGAAAATATCTAATGAGCATTATACCTTATGTATGGAATTTTAACGAAGACATTGATCAGTTTTTAAACACTCAAATAAATCCCTTCTCACATCAAATATTTTGGGGCTGGATTTATGGAGTAGCTTAATACCGTTTGAGCCAGTGAATTACACTGGTAATGTGAGAAAGGTATCCAGTCACTGGCGGGAGGGCATGAACTGAGCAAGCTGAAGGGAAGAAATGGCTCTCTTTTCGGGTTCGGGCGGAATGGGGTTAATGTAGGACAGAAATGAGATGGGGAAATAGGCAGGTTAGGAACAAACCTGTGGAAATGTCTTCAGCAATAATATAGAGGGCTTGCAGCTGCTGCACGTAATCTGAATGGGAAAGTTCAGTGCAGAGAAGAGATACGGGGAGACGTCGTGTTGAAGAAGGGTCATTACCATGTGGGACTGGCCTTATAGAAGATTCAAGATCCTCCCTAAGAAGGTGGTTTTACTCCATCCGGAGGAAAGGaaattggaagaaatggactTTAGAATGGGGACCAGCAAAAGAACAGAGTTCTTTTTTgctgcaagcttgcttcctttcAGAACTGGAGGTTGATTTGGAGGTTGGCAGTACTCCTGTGCACCAACTCCACTCCTgtgcctctctgagccccaggaaTCACTGATAGCCCCTGT includes these proteins:
- the DCSTAMP gene encoding dendritic cell-specific transmembrane protein isoform X2, yielding MGVWTSGTNIFLSLWRTYVSPRRLGWTDFTRHLGTCCFVAFISVGLLSGAFYWFLSSFIVFTTSWMVTCALLCCSKHARCFLLLFFLSCGLREGRNALITVGTGIVIFGHVENIFHNFKGLLDSMTCNLRAKSFSIHFPLLKKYTEAIQWIYGLATHLSLFDDLVSWNQTLEVSLFSPSQALEAQLNDTTYKALRVLYQVVTATEVLSSLGRQLVALTGLLLVLLGTGLFMRRFLGSCGWKFENIYITRQFVQFDERERHEQRPCVLPLNKQERKKFISGFQS
- the DCSTAMP gene encoding dendritic cell-specific transmembrane protein isoform X1, whose protein sequence is MGVWTSGTNIFLSLWRTYVSPRRLGWTDFTRHLGTCCFVAFISVGLLSGAFYWFLSSFIVFTTSWMVTCALLCCSKHARCFLLLFFLSCGLREGRNALITVGTGIVIFGHVENIFHNFKGLLDSMTCNLRAKSFSIHFPLLKKYTEAIQWIYGLATHLSLFDDLVSWNQTLEVSLFSPSQALEAQLNDTTYKALRVLYQVVTATEVLSSLGRQLVALTGLLLVLLGTGLFMRRFLGSCGWKFENIYITRQFVQFDERERHEQRPCVLPLNKQERKKYVVIPSFWLTPKDRKNLGLFFLPVLTHLYIWVLFAAIDYLLYWLIFSISKHFQSLPGLEVHLKLHREKQEAQHIIHDSSFNVSLFEPSCLPKPKLLLSETWIPLSFILVILVMLGLLSSILMQLKILVSASFYPSVQRERIQYLHAKLLKKRSKQPVGEVKRKLSLYFTKIHFWLPVLKMIGKKQMDTSSEDNL